A genome region from Streptomyces antimycoticus includes the following:
- a CDS encoding DNA-directed RNA polymerase subunit beta' — protein MLDVNFFDELRIGLATADDIRQWSHGEVKKPETINYRTLKPEKDGLFCEKIFGPTRDWECYCGKYKRVRFKGIICERCGVEVTRAKVRRERMGHIELAAPVTHIWYFKGVPSRLGYLLDLAPKDLEKVIYFAAYMITWVDEERRTRDLPSLEAHVSVERQQIEQRRDADLEARAKKLEADLAELEAEGAKADVRRKVREGAEREMKQLRDRAQREIDRLDEVWNRFKNLKVQDLEGDELLYRELRDRFGTYFMGGMGAAALQKRLESFDLDEEAEKLREIIRTGKGQKKTRALKRLKVVSAFLQTRNSPNGMVLDCIPVIPPDLRPMVQLDGGRFATSDLNDLYRRVINRNNRLKRLLDLGAPEIIVNNEKRMLQEAVDALFDNGRRGRPVTGPGNRPLKSLSDMLKGKQGRFRQNLLGKRVDYSARSVIVVGPQLKLHQCGLPKAMALELFKPFVMKRLVDLNHAQNIKSAKRMVERGRTVVYDVLEEVIAEHPVLLNRAPTLHRLGIQAFEPQLVEGKAIQIHPLVCTAFNADFDGDQMAVHLPLSAEAQAEARILMLSSNNILKPADGRPVTMPTQDMVLGLFFLTTDEEEREVKGEGRAFGSAAEATMAFDARELSLQAKIDIRFPIGTVPPRGWTPPVPEAGDDGVGGGAWQPGDSFRLRTTLGRALFNELLPEDYPFVDYSVGKKQLSEIVNDLAERYPKVIVAATLDNLKAAGFHWATRSGVTVAISDVVVPEAKKGIIEGYEAQDEKVQKQYERGLITKDERTQELIAIWTKATNEVAEAMNANFPKTNPIFMMVDSGARGNMMQMRQIAGMRGLVSNAKNETIPRPIKASFREGLSVLEYFISTHGARKGLADTALRTADSGYLTRRLVDVSQDVIIREEDCGTDRGLKLEIASKGADGVLRKAEDVETSVYARCLAEDIVVEGKVLAPAGTDLGDVLIDELVRHGVETVKTRSVLTCESAVGTCAMCYGRSLATGKLVDIGEAVGIIAAQSIGEPGTQLTMRTFHTGGVAGDDITQGLPRVVELFEARTPKGVAPISEAAGRVRIEETEKTKKLVVTPDDGSDETAFGVSKRARLLVGEGDRVDVGQPLTVGAVNPHDVLRILGQRAVQVHLVGEVQKVYNSQGVSIHDKHIEIIIRQMLRRVTIIESGDAELLPGELVERSRFESENRRVVQEGGHPASGRPQLMGITKASLATESWLSAASFQETTRVLTDAAINAKSDSLIGLKENVIIGKLIPAGTGLSRYRNIRVEPTEEAKAAMYSAVGYDDIDYSPFGTGSGQAVPLEDYDYGPYNQ, from the coding sequence GTGCTCGACGTCAACTTCTTCGACGAGCTGCGGATCGGCCTCGCCACCGCTGATGACATCCGTCAGTGGTCCCACGGTGAGGTCAAGAAGCCGGAAACCATCAACTACCGCACCCTCAAGCCCGAAAAGGACGGACTCTTCTGCGAGAAGATCTTCGGTCCGACCCGGGACTGGGAGTGCTACTGCGGTAAGTACAAGCGCGTCCGCTTCAAGGGCATCATCTGTGAGCGCTGCGGTGTCGAGGTCACCCGCGCCAAGGTGCGCCGTGAGCGGATGGGCCACATTGAGCTGGCCGCTCCCGTTACCCACATCTGGTACTTCAAGGGCGTGCCCAGCCGTCTGGGCTACCTGCTCGACCTCGCCCCGAAGGACCTCGAGAAGGTCATCTACTTCGCCGCCTACATGATCACGTGGGTGGACGAGGAGCGCCGCACGCGCGATCTGCCCTCGCTGGAGGCCCATGTCTCCGTCGAGCGTCAGCAGATCGAGCAGCGCCGCGACGCCGACCTGGAGGCCCGTGCCAAGAAGCTCGAGGCGGACCTCGCCGAGCTCGAGGCCGAGGGTGCCAAGGCCGATGTGCGCCGTAAGGTGCGCGAGGGCGCCGAGCGTGAGATGAAGCAGCTGCGCGACCGCGCCCAGCGCGAGATCGACCGTCTCGACGAGGTGTGGAACCGCTTCAAGAACCTCAAGGTCCAGGACCTGGAGGGCGACGAGCTGCTCTACCGCGAGCTGCGTGACCGCTTCGGCACGTACTTCATGGGCGGCATGGGCGCCGCGGCGCTGCAGAAGCGCCTGGAGTCCTTCGACCTCGACGAAGAGGCCGAGAAGCTCCGTGAGATCATCCGGACCGGCAAGGGCCAGAAGAAGACCCGTGCGCTCAAGCGCCTCAAGGTCGTCTCCGCGTTCCTGCAGACCCGCAACAGCCCCAACGGCATGGTGCTGGACTGCATCCCGGTGATCCCGCCGGACCTGCGTCCGATGGTGCAGCTGGACGGTGGCCGCTTCGCGACCTCCGACCTGAACGACCTGTACCGCCGTGTGATCAACCGGAACAACCGCCTCAAGCGTCTCCTTGACCTCGGTGCCCCCGAGATCATCGTGAACAACGAGAAGCGGATGCTGCAGGAGGCCGTCGACGCGCTGTTCGACAACGGCCGCCGCGGTCGCCCGGTGACCGGTCCCGGTAACCGTCCGCTGAAGTCCCTCAGCGACATGCTGAAGGGTAAGCAGGGCCGGTTCCGTCAGAACCTGCTCGGTAAGCGTGTCGACTACTCGGCCCGTTCGGTCATCGTCGTCGGCCCGCAGCTCAAGCTGCACCAGTGCGGTCTGCCCAAGGCCATGGCGCTGGAGCTCTTCAAGCCGTTCGTGATGAAGCGCCTGGTGGACCTGAACCACGCGCAGAACATCAAGTCGGCCAAGCGCATGGTCGAGCGCGGCCGCACGGTCGTGTACGACGTGCTCGAAGAGGTCATCGCCGAGCACCCGGTGCTGCTGAACCGTGCGCCGACCCTGCACCGCCTCGGCATCCAGGCCTTCGAGCCGCAGCTGGTCGAGGGCAAGGCCATTCAGATTCACCCGCTCGTCTGCACCGCGTTCAACGCGGACTTCGACGGTGACCAGATGGCCGTGCACCTGCCGCTGTCCGCGGAGGCGCAGGCCGAGGCCCGCATCCTGATGCTGTCCTCGAACAACATCCTCAAGCCGGCCGACGGCCGGCCGGTGACCATGCCGACCCAGGACATGGTGCTGGGCCTGTTCTTCCTCACCACCGACGAGGAGGAGCGCGAGGTCAAGGGCGAGGGCCGGGCCTTCGGCTCGGCCGCCGAGGCGACCATGGCGTTCGACGCCCGGGAGCTCTCGCTCCAGGCGAAGATCGACATCCGCTTCCCGATCGGCACCGTCCCGCCCCGCGGCTGGACCCCGCCGGTTCCGGAGGCAGGGGACGACGGCGTCGGGGGAGGGGCCTGGCAGCCCGGTGACAGCTTCCGGCTGCGCACCACGCTGGGCCGCGCGCTCTTCAACGAGCTGCTGCCCGAGGACTACCCGTTCGTCGACTACTCGGTGGGCAAGAAGCAGCTCTCCGAGATCGTCAACGACCTCGCCGAGCGTTACCCCAAGGTCATCGTCGCGGCGACGCTGGACAACCTGAAGGCGGCCGGTTTCCACTGGGCCACCCGCTCCGGTGTCACCGTCGCCATCTCCGACGTGGTCGTGCCCGAGGCCAAGAAGGGCATCATCGAGGGGTACGAGGCGCAGGACGAGAAGGTCCAGAAGCAGTACGAGCGTGGTCTGATCACCAAGGACGAGCGCACCCAGGAACTGATCGCGATCTGGACCAAGGCGACCAACGAGGTCGCCGAGGCGATGAACGCGAACTTCCCGAAGACCAACCCGATCTTCATGATGGTCGACTCGGGCGCGCGCGGAAACATGATGCAGATGCGTCAGATCGCCGGTATGCGTGGTCTGGTGTCCAACGCGAAGAACGAGACCATCCCGCGGCCCATTAAGGCGTCGTTCCGTGAGGGTCTCTCCGTGCTGGAGTACTTCATCTCCACCCACGGTGCCCGTAAGGGTCTCGCCGACACCGCCCTGCGTACCGCCGACTCGGGTTACCTGACCCGACGTCTGGTGGACGTCTCCCAGGACGTGATCATCCGCGAGGAGGACTGCGGCACCGACCGTGGCCTCAAGCTCGAGATCGCGTCCAAGGGTGCGGACGGCGTGCTGCGCAAGGCGGAGGACGTCGAGACCAGCGTGTACGCGCGCTGCCTCGCCGAGGACATCGTCGTCGAGGGGAAGGTCCTGGCCCCGGCCGGTACCGACCTGGGCGATGTGCTCATCGACGAGCTGGTCCGCCACGGCGTGGAGACGGTCAAGACCCGTTCGGTGCTCACCTGCGAGTCCGCCGTCGGCACCTGCGCCATGTGCTACGGCCGCTCGCTGGCGACCGGCAAGCTGGTGGACATCGGTGAGGCGGTCGGCATCATCGCCGCCCAGTCCATCGGTGAGCCCGGCACCCAGCTGACGATGCGTACCTTCCACACCGGTGGTGTGGCCGGTGACGACATCACCCAGGGTCTGCCGCGTGTCGTCGAGCTCTTCGAGGCCCGTACGCCCAAGGGTGTCGCCCCGATCTCCGAGGCGGCCGGCCGCGTCCGGATCGAGGAGACCGAGAAGACCAAGAAGCTCGTCGTCACCCCGGACGACGGCTCCGACGAGACCGCCTTCGGCGTCTCCAAGCGAGCCCGTCTCCTGGTGGGCGAGGGCGACCGCGTCGACGTCGGCCAGCCGCTGACCGTGGGTGCCGTCAACCCGCACGACGTGCTGCGCATCCTCGGCCAGCGCGCCGTCCAGGTGCACCTGGTGGGCGAGGTCCAGAAGGTCTACAACTCGCAGGGTGTGTCGATCCACGACAAGCACATCGAGATCATCATCCGGCAGATGCTGCGCCGTGTGACGATCATCGAGTCCGGCGACGCGGAGCTGCTGCCGGGCGAGCTCGTGGAGCGCTCGCGCTTCGAGTCGGAGAACCGTCGTGTGGTCCAGGAAGGCGGCCACCCGGCCTCCGGCCGTCCGCAGCTGATGGGTATCACCAAGGCCTCGCTGGCGACCGAGTCCTGGCTGTCGGCGGCGTCCTTCCAGGAGACGACCCGGGTGCTCACCGACGCGGCGATCAACGCCAAGTCGGACTCCCTGATCGGCCTCAAGGAGAACGTGATCATCGGTAAGCTCATCCCGGCCGGTACGGGTCTGTCCCGCTACCGCAACATCCGGGTCGAGCCGACCGAGGAGGCGAAGGCCGCGATGTACTCGGCCGTCGGTTACGACGACATCGACTACTCGCCCTTCGGCACGGGCTCCGGCCAGGCGGTTCCGCTGGAGGACTACGACTACGGTCCGTACAACCAGTAA
- a CDS encoding M48 family metalloprotease: MWREVLARAGIEQHTYELWVEDSEELNAVAAAGHMVGVTRFALERLPSGQLAAVLAHELGHHVGGHSWSGLLGYWYALPGRIAWRLMLILTYVAIRVSGLFFWAGPLFVVIVFGVLAIATIGFLYGLPLLVLLMPYLLAAVGRRAEFHADQQAAALGFAPMLAEVLSGLQASEQHAAAVAAAGGKRVKRQGALARLLDSHPAYPARLERLGPYLGPPTGAG; this comes from the coding sequence GTGTGGCGCGAAGTGCTCGCGCGGGCGGGCATCGAGCAGCACACCTACGAGCTGTGGGTCGAGGACAGCGAGGAGCTGAACGCCGTCGCGGCGGCCGGGCACATGGTCGGGGTCACCCGCTTCGCGCTGGAGCGGCTGCCCTCCGGACAGCTCGCCGCGGTCCTGGCGCATGAGCTGGGCCACCATGTCGGCGGGCACAGCTGGTCGGGCCTGCTCGGCTACTGGTACGCGCTTCCCGGCCGGATCGCCTGGCGGCTCATGCTGATCCTGACCTACGTCGCCATCCGGGTGTCCGGCCTCTTCTTCTGGGCCGGCCCCCTCTTTGTGGTGATCGTCTTCGGCGTCCTCGCCATCGCGACGATCGGTTTCCTGTACGGTCTGCCGCTTCTGGTGCTGCTGATGCCGTATCTCCTGGCGGCCGTCGGGCGCCGGGCGGAGTTCCACGCCGACCAGCAGGCGGCCGCGCTCGGCTTCGCGCCGATGCTCGCCGAGGTCCTGAGCGGGCTGCAGGCGAGCGAGCAGCACGCGGCGGCGGTCGCCGCGGCCGGCGGGAAGCGGGTGAAACGGCAAGGAGCACTGGCCCGGCTCCTCGACTCCCACCCCGCTTACCCCGCCCGCCTGGAGCGTCTGGGGCCGTATCTGGGACCGCCCACCGGGGCCGGCTGA
- a CDS encoding Pycsar system effector family protein yields the protein MSGNGAPSPPDPTDVEAAERLLADLRGEIARADGKAAVLVAALGMTAGIVTGLLANTAWGPGDLSTVGSITWWTGTLAFALALFALLMTVLPRYGGTAWTPGQPLAYFSDIQRAARLGRLASALTDTARAPVSGLLAALTETSRIATVKHQWIRTGLIAFCCGAVLLPGALLAG from the coding sequence ATGAGCGGTAACGGCGCTCCATCCCCACCCGACCCGACTGACGTCGAAGCCGCCGAGCGGCTGCTGGCCGATCTGCGGGGCGAGATCGCGCGCGCCGACGGCAAGGCGGCCGTCCTGGTCGCGGCGCTCGGGATGACGGCCGGGATCGTCACCGGTCTGCTCGCCAACACCGCCTGGGGCCCCGGCGACCTCTCCACCGTCGGCTCCATCACCTGGTGGACCGGGACACTCGCCTTCGCACTGGCCCTGTTCGCCCTGCTCATGACCGTCCTGCCGCGCTATGGCGGCACCGCATGGACGCCGGGCCAGCCGCTCGCCTACTTCAGCGACATCCAGCGGGCCGCCCGGCTCGGCCGCCTGGCCTCCGCCCTCACCGACACCGCCCGCGCCCCGGTCTCCGGGCTGCTGGCCGCGCTCACCGAGACCAGCCGTATCGCCACGGTCAAGCACCAGTGGATCCGCACCGGGCTGATCGCCTTCTGCTGCGGCGCCGTGCTGCTGCCCGGCGCGCTCCTGGCCGGCTGA
- a CDS encoding PE-PGRS family protein, with protein sequence MADFRRQPEWQQQADRHTHLIDPVLAVRPIARFDYMARRPAVAIDHALVFVTAKGAYDTYVPPHRPSRSDAVSRRYTAVYEVDMGTHPVSLDLELPSDDDAFSFGVTTELTWRVADPARFVASGERDVPTRLSREFQHLTRPVSRGFAIENSAWAEQAVQRAVDSGAFATGIGLDTTCVVRLRPDEAAIAHRKQLREIRYAGEVLDPQHELELRRQQLQHQIELVRAQQEQELNAQKIAYYQHYLEQGGVTAWALRLAEHPEDTRLVLESMRADQLALMKTQANVALELLKDENVEGYQKEEPTRRALQYVRDIFDHQLPEGGEPTAYGPPPGVLPPVEPTSVAQETEPHER encoded by the coding sequence ATGGCGGACTTCCGCCGTCAGCCCGAATGGCAGCAACAAGCCGACCGCCACACCCATCTGATCGACCCGGTGCTGGCCGTCCGCCCGATCGCGCGGTTCGACTACATGGCGCGCAGGCCGGCGGTCGCGATCGACCACGCCCTCGTCTTCGTGACGGCCAAGGGCGCCTACGACACCTACGTACCGCCGCACCGGCCGAGCCGGTCCGACGCAGTGAGCCGCCGGTACACCGCGGTGTACGAGGTGGACATGGGCACCCACCCGGTGTCGCTCGACCTCGAACTCCCCAGTGACGACGACGCGTTCTCCTTCGGCGTCACCACCGAACTCACCTGGCGGGTCGCCGACCCCGCGCGCTTCGTGGCCAGCGGCGAGCGCGATGTGCCGACCCGGCTGAGCCGGGAGTTCCAGCACCTCACCCGGCCCGTCAGCCGTGGCTTCGCCATAGAGAACAGCGCCTGGGCCGAACAGGCCGTGCAGCGCGCCGTCGACAGCGGCGCCTTCGCGACGGGCATCGGTCTGGACACCACCTGCGTGGTGCGGCTCCGCCCGGACGAGGCGGCCATCGCCCACCGCAAGCAGCTACGCGAGATCCGGTACGCGGGCGAGGTCCTGGACCCACAGCATGAGCTGGAGCTGCGGCGGCAGCAGCTGCAACACCAGATCGAGCTGGTCCGTGCCCAGCAGGAGCAGGAGCTCAACGCCCAGAAGATCGCTTACTACCAGCACTATCTCGAACAGGGCGGGGTCACCGCCTGGGCGCTCCGGCTGGCCGAGCACCCGGAGGACACACGGCTGGTGCTGGAGAGCATGCGGGCGGACCAGCTCGCGCTCATGAAGACCCAGGCGAACGTCGCCCTCGAACTCCTCAAGGACGAAAACGTCGAGGGCTACCAGAAGGAGGAACCAACGCGGCGCGCCCTGCAATACGTCCGCGACATCTTCGATCACCAGCTCCCCGAGGGTGGCGAGCCGACGGCGTACGGGCCCCCTCCCGGGGTGCTGCCCCCGGTCGAGCCGACGTCCGTGGCCCAGGAGACCGAGCCCCATGAGCGGTAA
- a CDS encoding Crp/Fnr family transcriptional regulator, whose amino-acid sequence MTQAGIPEDSGLDDRVPFLARLEREERSTLLALGRVLDFSSRAPIIHQNEPSSHILLILHGWTKVTASAANGYEALLALRGPGDIIGESSALTGRPRSATVTALEPVEAVAVEHERFRLFLEHSPEASLTLLTLTSDRMRAADRRRLDFASLTVRERFAVLLLDLARSHGRRTEKGIELAVPLSKQELAGSIGASREMVQRLLKDLRERQVVITGRKALVILRPDILRRVARSD is encoded by the coding sequence ATGACTCAGGCCGGAATTCCCGAGGACAGTGGACTCGACGACCGGGTGCCCTTCCTGGCGCGGCTGGAGCGCGAAGAGCGCTCCACGCTGCTCGCTCTCGGCAGAGTACTCGACTTCTCCTCCCGCGCACCGATCATCCACCAGAACGAACCCTCGTCCCACATCCTGCTGATCCTGCACGGCTGGACCAAGGTCACCGCATCCGCCGCCAACGGCTACGAGGCGCTTCTCGCGCTGCGCGGCCCCGGCGACATCATCGGCGAGTCGTCCGCCCTCACCGGCCGCCCGCGCTCGGCGACGGTCACCGCCCTGGAGCCCGTCGAGGCCGTGGCGGTCGAACACGAACGCTTCCGGCTCTTCCTGGAGCACTCCCCCGAAGCCTCGCTGACCTTACTCACCCTGACCAGCGACCGGATGCGCGCCGCCGACCGCCGCCGCCTCGACTTCGCCTCGCTGACCGTGCGCGAGCGCTTCGCGGTGCTGCTCCTCGACCTCGCCAGGTCCCATGGGCGACGTACGGAGAAGGGCATCGAACTGGCCGTACCGCTCAGCAAGCAGGAGCTCGCCGGGTCCATCGGCGCCTCCCGCGAAATGGTGCAGCGCCTCCTCAAGGATCTGCGTGAACGCCAGGTCGTGATCACGGGGCGCAAGGCCCTGGTGATCCTCCGGCCGGACATCCTGCGGAGGGTCGCCCGCTCGGACTGA
- the rpsL gene encoding 30S ribosomal protein S12 — MPTIQQLVRKGRQDKVEKNKTPALAGSPQRRGTCTRVFTTTPKKPNSALRKVARVRLSSGIEVTAYVPGEGHNLQEHSIVLVRGGRVKDLPGVRYKIIRGSLDTQGVKNRKQARSRYGAKKEK, encoded by the coding sequence GTGCCTACGATCCAGCAGCTGGTCCGCAAGGGCCGCCAGGACAAGGTCGAGAAGAACAAGACCCCCGCCCTCGCGGGGTCGCCGCAGCGCCGTGGGACATGCACTCGCGTGTTCACCACGACGCCGAAGAAGCCGAACTCGGCGCTCCGCAAGGTCGCGCGTGTCCGGCTGAGCAGTGGGATCGAGGTCACCGCCTACGTCCCGGGTGAGGGGCACAACCTGCAGGAGCACTCCATCGTGCTCGTGCGTGGCGGTCGTGTGAAGGACCTGCCGGGTGTTCGTTACAAGATCATCCGCGGCTCCCTCGACACGCAGGGCGTCAAGAACCGCAAGCAGGCTCGCAGCCGCTACGGCGCCAAGAAGGAGAAGTAA
- the rpsG gene encoding 30S ribosomal protein S7 — MPRKGPAPKRPVIIDPVYNSPLVTSLINKVLLNGKRSTAERIVYGAMEGLREKSGNDPVITLKRALENVKPTLEVRSRRVGGATYQVPVEVRPGRSSTLALRWLVGYSRARREKTMTERLMNELLDASNGLGASVKRREDTHKMAESNKAFAHYRW; from the coding sequence ATGCCTCGTAAGGGTCCCGCCCCGAAGCGCCCGGTCATCATCGACCCGGTTTACAACTCTCCTCTGGTGACGTCCCTCATCAACAAGGTGCTGCTGAACGGCAAGCGCTCCACCGCCGAGCGCATCGTGTACGGCGCCATGGAGGGCCTGCGCGAGAAGTCCGGCAACGACCCGGTCATCACGCTCAAGCGCGCGCTGGAGAACGTGAAGCCGACCCTCGAGGTCCGCTCCCGCCGTGTCGGTGGCGCCACCTACCAGGTGCCGGTCGAGGTCCGTCCCGGCCGCTCCTCCACCCTCGCCCTGCGCTGGCTCGTGGGCTACTCCCGCGCGCGTCGTGAGAAGACCATGACCGAGCGGCTCATGAACGAGCTGCTGGACGCCAGCAATGGTCTGGGCGCCTCCGTCAAGCGGCGCGAGGACACCCACAAGATGGCCGAGTCCAACAAGGCCTTCGCGCACTACCGCTGGTAG